One genomic region from Streptomyces sp. NBC_01431 encodes:
- a CDS encoding PPK2 family polyphosphate kinase: MAGKGEKKRPEQNLRELLRIPEGERVDLSSYAADAIPAGPRDKAAGLADTARMGERLAALQERLYAASTAGDRRRVLLVLQGMDTSGKGGTVKHVIGQFNPSGCRIRAFKTPTREELNHPFLWRIARALPQPGEIGIFDRSHYEDVLIARVRRLVPRSRLGRRYGQINRFEQALAEDGVLVVKVFLHLSREQQRRRLLRRLDDPDKHWKFNPADIDERALWPDYQRAYEIALERCSTGAAPWFLVPADRKWYRNWAVSKLLLEHLEALDPRYPKAGFDVEECRRRLLEEPN, translated from the coding sequence GTGGCCGGAAAGGGCGAGAAGAAGCGGCCCGAGCAGAACCTCCGCGAACTGCTGCGCATCCCCGAGGGCGAGCGCGTCGACCTCTCCTCGTACGCGGCCGACGCCATCCCCGCCGGACCGCGCGACAAGGCGGCAGGCCTGGCCGACACCGCCCGGATGGGTGAACGCCTCGCCGCTCTTCAGGAGCGCCTGTACGCGGCGAGCACCGCGGGCGACCGGCGGCGCGTCCTGCTCGTGCTCCAGGGGATGGACACCAGCGGCAAGGGCGGCACCGTCAAGCACGTCATCGGCCAGTTCAACCCTTCCGGCTGCCGCATCAGGGCCTTCAAGACGCCGACCCGCGAAGAGCTGAACCACCCCTTCCTGTGGCGGATCGCCAGGGCGCTTCCGCAGCCCGGCGAGATCGGCATCTTCGACCGCTCGCACTACGAGGACGTGCTGATCGCCCGGGTGCGCCGCCTCGTCCCGCGCTCCCGGCTGGGCCGTCGCTACGGCCAGATCAACCGCTTCGAACAAGCGCTGGCCGAGGACGGCGTGCTGGTGGTGAAGGTGTTCCTGCACCTCAGCCGCGAGCAGCAGCGGCGCCGCCTGCTGCGGCGCCTCGACGACCCCGACAAGCACTGGAAGTTCAACCCCGCGGACATCGACGAGCGGGCGCTGTGGCCCGACTACCAGCGGGCGTACGAGATCGCGCTTGAGCGCTGCTCGACCGGCGCCGCGCCCTGGTTCCTCGTCCCGGCCGACCGCAAGTGGTACCGGAACTGGGCGGTCAGCAAGCTGCTCCTGGAGCATCTGGAGGCGCTCGATCCGCGGTACCCGAAGGCGGGTTTCGACGTCGAGGAGTGCAGGCGGCGACTCCTGGAGGAGCCCAACTAG
- a CDS encoding polysaccharide deacetylase family protein, whose translation MIRYFPFVTISARKLLAVAALGATLAGCGSDPAAHKAADKPAPSASARPSGAAAPSPADVAKNAPTMAPGPGGITPVFERAPKNPKAEKVVALTFDADMTADQGPRAAGGEHFDNPALIADLRRLKVPATVFMTGRWAEEYPDQARSIGTDPNFEIGNHSYSHYAFKSDCYGLPVVDKGGMRADVEKATAMFAKAGVRNAVPYFRFPGGCYDNEVLRRLAPLKMTAVQWDVVSGDAFAKDANAVAEQVLAGVRPGSLVVMHCTRSAAPVTDTALQRIVPELRKRGYRFVKVSDLIRGAQH comes from the coding sequence ATGATCAGATACTTTCCGTTCGTGACCATTTCTGCACGAAAACTGCTAGCGGTTGCCGCGCTCGGAGCGACCCTCGCGGGCTGCGGCTCCGACCCCGCCGCTCACAAGGCGGCGGACAAGCCCGCTCCCTCCGCGTCGGCACGACCGTCGGGTGCCGCCGCGCCGTCGCCCGCGGACGTCGCCAAGAACGCTCCGACGATGGCACCCGGCCCCGGCGGAATCACCCCGGTCTTCGAGCGGGCGCCCAAGAACCCCAAGGCCGAGAAGGTCGTCGCGCTCACCTTCGACGCCGACATGACGGCCGATCAGGGGCCCCGCGCGGCGGGCGGCGAGCACTTCGACAACCCCGCGCTCATCGCCGACCTGCGGCGCCTGAAGGTACCGGCCACGGTCTTCATGACCGGGCGCTGGGCCGAGGAGTACCCGGACCAGGCCCGCTCCATCGGCACCGACCCCAACTTCGAGATCGGCAACCACTCCTACAGCCACTACGCGTTCAAGTCCGACTGCTACGGGCTGCCCGTGGTCGACAAGGGCGGGATGCGGGCCGACGTGGAGAAGGCGACGGCCATGTTCGCCAAGGCCGGGGTACGCAACGCCGTGCCGTACTTCCGCTTCCCCGGCGGCTGTTACGACAACGAGGTGCTGCGCAGGCTGGCGCCGCTGAAGATGACCGCCGTCCAGTGGGACGTGGTGAGCGGGGACGCCTTCGCCAAGGACGCGAACGCGGTGGCCGAGCAGGTCCTGGCCGGCGTGCGGCCCGGTTCGCTGGTGGTCATGCACTGCACGCGCAGTGCCGCGCCGGTCACCGACACGGCGCTCCAGCGCATCGTCCCGGAGCTGCGCAAGCGCGGCTACCGCTTCGTGAAGGTCTCCGACCTGATCCGCGGCGCGCAGCACTGA
- a CDS encoding ABC transporter: MKPLVRYQTALLLRSQRWLAPVLVYVAFLGIGVQAGEPVLDSMGYAAAGLLPVAAWLVRVCVTQEPDAARACAAAAVGPARVHLASLLAAVGAAAVPALAGTAYVAVASDPASGDHKVAVPLGSAIVAGLVAAGVCVLTGAAVGALGSRPVLHGRGWSLTLTALAALLTLVLAPSPAQYAVHDLVTGSQTGTVHVALVPLAAAAVLAGAAAAAVCALSSRRR; encoded by the coding sequence GTGAAGCCGCTCGTCCGCTACCAGACCGCCCTGCTGCTGCGCTCCCAGCGCTGGCTCGCGCCCGTCCTGGTGTACGTCGCCTTCCTGGGCATCGGGGTGCAGGCGGGGGAGCCGGTCCTCGACTCGATGGGCTACGCGGCGGCGGGTCTGCTCCCGGTGGCGGCCTGGCTGGTCCGCGTCTGCGTCACCCAGGAGCCGGACGCCGCCCGTGCCTGTGCCGCCGCGGCGGTGGGCCCGGCCCGGGTGCATCTCGCGTCCCTGCTGGCCGCGGTGGGCGCCGCGGCCGTGCCGGCGCTGGCGGGCACGGCGTACGTGGCCGTCGCGAGCGATCCAGCCAGCGGGGACCACAAGGTGGCGGTGCCGTTGGGCTCCGCGATCGTGGCGGGGCTGGTGGCCGCCGGGGTGTGCGTACTGACCGGCGCGGCGGTCGGCGCGCTGGGCAGTCGCCCGGTGCTGCACGGCCGCGGCTGGTCCCTCACGCTCACCGCGCTGGCCGCGCTGCTCACCCTGGTCCTTGCCCCGTCGCCCGCGCAGTACGCCGTCCACGACCTGGTCACCGGCTCGCAAACCGGGACCGTGCACGTGGCGCTGGTGCCGCTCGCGGCCGCCGCCGTGCTCGCGGGGGCGGCCGCGGCGGCGGTCTGCGCGCTCAGCTCACGACGCCGCTGA
- a CDS encoding ATP-binding cassette domain-containing protein: MGRRYGIGGPWILRGIDLDLRTGTLVRIAGTNGTGKSTLLRLVAGIDAPSEGRVAGRPRTAYVPERFPAALPFTAAGYLVHLGRVHGLPGRTAKERAERWLERFGAAEHASTPLAELSKGTSQKVAVAQALLAAPELLVLDEAWTGLDTDARAELDGAVKERVAAGTTVVFVDHDPKRLAGSEDERYALCEGSLKPLGAASHPGLPERLGADLPGAFPTPLEVVGNLVHIDVVGPAPSPADLPGAPALGPGPDGSHVLTVAAAHSDDLLRALLAARPPWHIRGVRRP, from the coding sequence GTGGGCCGCCGGTACGGCATCGGCGGTCCATGGATCCTGCGCGGGATCGACCTGGACCTGCGCACCGGCACCCTGGTTCGGATCGCAGGCACCAACGGCACTGGAAAGTCAACGCTGTTGAGGCTCGTCGCCGGGATCGACGCACCGAGCGAGGGCCGCGTCGCCGGTCGCCCGCGCACCGCCTACGTCCCCGAACGCTTCCCCGCGGCGTTGCCGTTCACCGCGGCCGGCTACCTGGTGCACCTCGGCCGCGTCCACGGCCTGCCGGGCCGGACGGCCAAGGAACGGGCCGAGCGGTGGCTGGAGCGATTCGGCGCGGCCGAGCATGCCAGTACCCCGCTCGCCGAACTCTCCAAGGGCACCAGCCAGAAGGTCGCCGTGGCCCAGGCTCTGCTCGCCGCACCGGAACTCCTCGTCCTGGACGAGGCATGGACCGGTCTCGACACCGATGCCCGCGCGGAACTGGACGGCGCGGTGAAGGAACGCGTGGCGGCCGGCACCACCGTCGTGTTCGTCGACCACGACCCGAAGCGGCTCGCCGGTAGCGAGGACGAGCGGTACGCCCTGTGCGAGGGATCGCTGAAGCCACTCGGAGCCGCCTCGCACCCCGGCCTTCCTGAGCGACTCGGCGCGGACCTGCCCGGCGCTTTCCCGACGCCGCTCGAAGTCGTCGGTAACCTCGTCCACATCGACGTCGTGGGACCCGCCCCGAGCCCCGCCGACCTGCCCGGCGCACCCGCGCTCGGGCCCGGCCCCGACGGATCGCACGTGTTGACCGTGGCGGCCGCCCACTCCGACGACCTGCTGCGCGCCCTGCTCGCCGCCCGTCCGCCCTGGCACATACGAGGAGTGCGTCGCCCGTGA
- a CDS encoding AIM24 family protein, with amino-acid sequence MKSDLFAKDNMAQPATAAGMTLENAKSIKYAVNGEMLARQGAMIAYRGTLQFERRGQGIGGMLKRAVTGEGLPLMAVTGQGEAWFAHEAQNCFIVDIEQGDALTINGRNVLCFDSSLSYEIKTVKGSGIAGGGLFNSVFTGYGRLGLVCEGNPLVIPVSPQLPVYVDTDAVVGWSANLQTSLHRSQSIGSMLRGGSGEAVQLMLQGEGYVIVRPSEATPQKAQQH; translated from the coding sequence ATGAAGAGCGACCTTTTTGCCAAAGACAACATGGCCCAGCCGGCGACCGCCGCCGGTATGACCCTGGAGAACGCCAAGTCGATCAAGTACGCCGTCAACGGCGAGATGCTCGCGCGCCAGGGCGCGATGATCGCCTACCGCGGCACCCTCCAGTTCGAGCGCCGGGGTCAGGGCATCGGCGGCATGCTCAAGCGCGCGGTGACCGGCGAGGGCCTGCCCCTGATGGCGGTCACCGGCCAGGGCGAGGCCTGGTTCGCGCACGAGGCCCAGAACTGTTTCATCGTTGACATAGAACAGGGCGACGCCCTCACCATCAACGGCCGCAACGTGCTCTGCTTCGACTCCTCGCTCAGCTACGAGATCAAGACGGTCAAGGGCTCCGGCATCGCCGGCGGCGGCCTCTTCAACAGCGTCTTCACCGGCTACGGCCGCCTCGGCCTGGTCTGCGAGGGCAACCCGCTGGTCATCCCGGTCTCCCCGCAGCTGCCGGTGTACGTGGACACCGACGCGGTGGTCGGCTGGAGTGCGAACCTCCAGACCTCCCTGCACCGTTCGCAGTCCATCGGCTCGATGCTGCGCGGCGGCTCCGGCGAGGCCGTCCAGCTGATGCTCCAGGGCGAGGGCTACGTCATCGTCCGCCCGAGCGAGGCGACGCCGCAGAAGGCGCAGCAGCACTGA
- a CDS encoding aminoacyl-tRNA hydrolase — protein MSTQDTSSDSPFHNQSPRDEAPQYVLPLVVRIEKAEPPARTDALETAARAVLVILSDERSLGEGAGEGEWAQVMRDWQDARIRKVVRRARGAEWRKASALDGITVTGKSAEVRVFPPIPLDGWPKELAKLQVSGTELDDPAVVDAPDPLAPVLWVNPDLDMSAGKTMAQVGHAAQLAWWELSDADREAWRAAGFPLSVRTAQPAAWRELTLSGLPLVRDAGFTEIAPGLTVAAQGGSLFCTLPSGRRP, from the coding sequence GTGAGCACCCAGGACACCTCTTCCGACAGCCCGTTCCACAACCAATCCCCGCGCGACGAGGCGCCGCAGTACGTGCTGCCGCTCGTCGTCCGCATCGAGAAGGCCGAACCCCCGGCCCGTACCGATGCGCTGGAGACGGCGGCCCGCGCGGTGCTGGTGATCCTCTCCGACGAGCGGTCGCTCGGCGAAGGTGCGGGCGAGGGCGAGTGGGCGCAGGTGATGCGTGACTGGCAGGACGCGCGGATCCGCAAGGTGGTGCGGCGGGCCCGCGGCGCGGAGTGGCGCAAGGCTTCGGCGCTGGACGGCATCACGGTGACCGGCAAGTCCGCCGAGGTACGCGTCTTCCCGCCCATCCCCCTGGACGGCTGGCCCAAGGAGCTGGCCAAGCTCCAGGTGTCGGGCACGGAGCTGGACGACCCTGCGGTTGTGGACGCCCCGGACCCGCTCGCGCCGGTGCTCTGGGTCAACCCGGACCTCGACATGTCGGCGGGCAAGACCATGGCTCAGGTCGGGCACGCCGCCCAACTCGCCTGGTGGGAGCTGTCGGACGCGGACCGCGAGGCCTGGCGCGCGGCGGGCTTCCCGCTCTCGGTGCGCACCGCACAGCCGGCCGCATGGCGCGAACTGACGCTCAGCGGGCTGCCGTTGGTGCGCGACGCGGGCTTCACCGAGATCGCGCCGGGGCTGACCGTCGCGGCCCAGGGCGGCAGTCTCTTCTGCACGCTGCCGTCCGGACGCCGGCCGTAG
- a CDS encoding darcynin family protein, with protein sequence MPAEQTTPPVTAFMLIKTLPEWLAMTPEERASAFATQVIPAIKAKTTGVRSRFYDTEFYSTRVTDVWVWEADDHTAYQLLIDVLRETPFWDRYFEVVELLVGTENGYARTYGLDPVATVST encoded by the coding sequence ATGCCCGCTGAGCAAACCACACCGCCGGTCACCGCGTTCATGCTCATCAAGACCCTGCCCGAGTGGCTCGCCATGACCCCCGAGGAACGGGCGAGCGCCTTCGCCACCCAGGTCATCCCCGCGATCAAGGCCAAGACCACCGGCGTACGGTCACGCTTCTACGACACGGAGTTCTACTCCACCCGCGTCACCGACGTCTGGGTCTGGGAGGCCGACGACCACACCGCCTACCAGCTCCTCATCGACGTGCTGCGGGAAACCCCGTTCTGGGACCGCTACTTCGAGGTCGTCGAGCTCCTCGTCGGCACCGAGAACGGTTACGCGCGCACCTACGGCCTCGACCCCGTGGCCACCGTCAGCACCTGA
- a CDS encoding NAD(P)H-binding protein, whose product MIVITAPTGNIGRHLLPLLLESAPAHGEGLRVVVRDPARLSEAVRERVEVITGSHGDAEVVDRAFEGADAVFWLVPPDASLTPDDAYCGFTRPAAKALAAHGVGHVVGVSALGRVSPLAHRAGLVTASLAMDDLIAGTGVAYRALANPSFFENILEEADSIRAKGVFTDAVDADRKAPLVAVADIAAVAARLLTDRSWTGSDSVPVLGPRDLSYNDLARIMTEQLGRPVRYERQPLGELHATLLGYGLNEAFVQGIVDMKRAKNEGLDAGVARTPDAASPTSFEQWCALTLKPAVLS is encoded by the coding sequence ATGATCGTCATTACCGCTCCCACCGGAAACATCGGCCGCCACCTGCTGCCGCTGCTCCTGGAGTCCGCCCCCGCCCACGGCGAGGGATTGCGCGTGGTCGTGCGCGACCCCGCCCGGCTCTCCGAGGCGGTGCGCGAACGCGTCGAGGTGATCACCGGCTCGCACGGCGACGCCGAGGTTGTCGACCGGGCCTTCGAGGGCGCGGACGCCGTGTTCTGGCTCGTCCCTCCGGACGCCTCGCTGACCCCCGACGACGCCTACTGCGGCTTCACCCGCCCCGCGGCGAAGGCGCTCGCCGCGCACGGCGTCGGTCACGTCGTCGGGGTCTCCGCGCTCGGCCGCGTATCCCCGCTCGCCCACCGCGCGGGACTCGTCACCGCTTCCCTCGCCATGGACGACCTCATCGCCGGCACCGGTGTCGCGTACCGGGCCCTGGCCAACCCGTCGTTCTTCGAGAACATCCTGGAGGAGGCCGATTCGATCCGCGCGAAGGGGGTCTTCACCGACGCCGTCGACGCCGACCGCAAGGCCCCCCTCGTCGCCGTCGCCGACATCGCGGCCGTCGCCGCCCGCCTGCTGACCGACCGTTCGTGGACCGGCAGCGACAGCGTCCCGGTGCTCGGGCCGCGGGACCTGTCCTACAACGACCTGGCCCGCATCATGACCGAGCAGCTCGGCCGCCCCGTCCGCTACGAACGCCAGCCGCTCGGCGAGCTGCACGCCACCCTCCTCGGCTACGGCCTCAACGAGGCGTTCGTCCAAGGCATCGTCGACATGAAGCGGGCCAAGAACGAGGGCTTGGACGCCGGTGTCGCCCGCACTCCGGACGCGGCGTCCCCCACCAGCTTCGAGCAGTGGTGCGCCCTGACCCTCAAGCCCGCTGTCCTCTCCTGA
- a CDS encoding LysR family transcriptional regulator, with protein sequence MSSSPEPVIDAQLAVALDALLAEQSVTRAAARLHTSPAAMSRTLARLRRVLQDPLLVRAGQAMVPTPRAEALRDEAAAVVRRLGALLAPGAGVDPAALRATFTLQTADVVVAALAPGLLRLAGREAPGVSFRFRAEDLEAGPALRDGRIDLEIGSIDHADPEAQVEELVTLRLVAAVRPGHPLTEGPLTAVRLAAAEHVGVSRRGRFTGPLDTALAERNLHRRVAVVLPSHLAAMTLAAGSDAVCLVPTALPGAGPSPLTDTATALGLCLLDIPLPLPPLTIGMAWHPRHAADGGHHWLRDAVRRALRAPGSPAA encoded by the coding sequence ATGAGCAGCAGTCCAGAGCCGGTCATCGACGCCCAGCTGGCCGTCGCGTTGGACGCTCTGCTGGCGGAGCAGAGCGTCACCCGCGCCGCCGCCCGTCTGCATACCTCCCCCGCCGCCATGAGCCGCACGCTCGCCCGACTGCGGCGCGTCCTTCAGGACCCCCTCCTGGTCCGGGCCGGCCAGGCCATGGTCCCCACCCCCCGCGCCGAGGCGCTGCGGGATGAGGCCGCCGCGGTGGTGCGCCGGCTGGGTGCGCTGCTCGCCCCCGGCGCCGGCGTCGACCCCGCCGCCCTGCGCGCCACCTTCACCCTCCAGACTGCCGACGTGGTCGTCGCGGCGCTGGCCCCCGGGCTGCTGCGACTGGCCGGCCGGGAGGCGCCGGGGGTTTCGTTCCGCTTCCGCGCCGAGGACCTGGAAGCCGGTCCGGCCCTGCGCGACGGCCGGATCGACCTGGAGATCGGCTCCATCGACCACGCCGACCCCGAGGCCCAGGTCGAGGAACTGGTCACCCTGCGGCTGGTGGCGGCCGTCCGGCCCGGCCACCCCCTCACCGAAGGGCCGCTGACCGCGGTCCGGCTCGCGGCCGCCGAACACGTCGGAGTCAGCCGCCGGGGACGGTTCACCGGCCCGCTGGACACCGCCCTGGCCGAGCGGAACCTCCACCGGCGGGTCGCTGTCGTCCTGCCCAGCCACCTGGCCGCGATGACCCTCGCCGCCGGCAGCGACGCCGTCTGCCTCGTCCCCACCGCGCTCCCCGGCGCCGGACCCTCCCCCCTGACCGACACCGCCACCGCCCTCGGCCTGTGTCTCCTCGACATCCCGCTACCGCTGCCACCCCTGACCATCGGCATGGCATGGCATCCCCGCCATGCGGCCGACGGAGGCCACCACTGGCTGCGCGACGCCGTCCGGCGCGCCCTTCGCGCACCCGGGAGCCCGGCCGCCTGA
- a CDS encoding DUF692 domain-containing protein encodes MKHLGIGIGWRPEIADAIEGLSGIEWVEAVAENLCPGHLPDSLVRLRERGVTVVPHGVSLGLGGADRPDTGRLADLAARAQALGAPLVTEHIAFVRAGGPLTASPRLEAGHLLPVPRTRDALRVLCENVRIAQDALPVPLALENIAALINWPDEELTEGQFLAELVERTGVGLLIDVANLHTNRVNRGEDPARALAGLPLEAIAYVHVAGGVERDGVWHDTHAHPVPEAVLDILGDLAARVSPPGVLLERDDAFPPAAELKGELDAIGGVLGAAKPTAPPLSGVTSCGFAAPREPTPGPRSSHAPGADLDRPGSRDRLALAQAALLSCLTAGTPVPAGFDGPRLRVQARALVDKRADVVGKVAPELPRILGSGYRPAFLAYAKYRPLRAGYRQDALDFARFLLRAGWVEDADARRRLTRWWKERATARPPGRAVRLLRTLVRAA; translated from the coding sequence ATGAAGCATTTGGGCATCGGCATCGGCTGGCGGCCTGAGATCGCGGACGCCATTGAAGGGCTGTCCGGCATCGAGTGGGTCGAGGCGGTCGCGGAGAACCTCTGCCCCGGTCACCTCCCCGACTCGCTGGTGCGCCTGCGCGAGCGCGGCGTCACCGTGGTGCCGCACGGCGTTTCACTGGGACTGGGCGGCGCCGACCGTCCCGACACCGGCCGGCTCGCCGACCTCGCGGCCCGCGCCCAGGCGCTGGGTGCCCCGCTCGTCACCGAACACATCGCGTTCGTACGGGCGGGCGGCCCCCTCACCGCCTCCCCGCGCCTGGAAGCCGGCCATCTCCTGCCGGTGCCGCGCACCCGGGACGCCCTCCGGGTCCTGTGCGAGAACGTGCGCATCGCCCAGGACGCGCTGCCGGTTCCGCTCGCGCTGGAGAACATAGCGGCCCTGATCAACTGGCCCGACGAGGAGTTGACGGAGGGTCAGTTCCTGGCGGAACTGGTGGAGCGGACGGGGGTGGGGCTGCTGATCGACGTGGCCAACCTGCACACGAACCGCGTCAACCGCGGCGAGGACCCGGCTCGGGCGCTGGCCGGGCTTCCGCTTGAGGCGATCGCCTACGTGCACGTCGCGGGCGGGGTCGAGCGGGACGGGGTGTGGCACGACACACATGCGCATCCCGTGCCGGAGGCGGTGCTCGACATCCTGGGCGACCTGGCCGCGCGGGTTTCGCCGCCCGGGGTGCTGCTTGAGCGGGACGACGCGTTTCCGCCCGCGGCGGAGCTGAAGGGTGAACTGGACGCCATCGGGGGCGTACTGGGGGCCGCGAAGCCCACCGCCCCGCCCCTTTCCGGTGTGACGTCGTGCGGCTTTGCCGCGCCGCGGGAGCCGACCCCGGGCCCCCGCTCCTCGCACGCCCCAGGGGCTGACCTCGACCGCCCTGGATCGCGAGACCGCCTCGCTCTCGCCCAGGCCGCGCTGCTGTCCTGTCTCACCGCCGGGACCCCCGTGCCCGCCGGGTTCGACGGGCCGCGGTTGCGGGTGCAGGCGCGGGCGCTGGTCGACAAGCGAGCGGATGTCGTGGGCAAGGTGGCGCCCGAGTTGCCCCGAATCCTCGGGTCCGGGTACCGGCCGGCTTTCCTCGCGTACGCCAAGTACCGCCCTCTGCGGGCTGGTTACCGGCAGGACGCGCTCGACTTCGCCCGGTTCCTGCTCCGTGCCGGGTGGGTCGAGGACGCCGATGCCCGTCGCCGGCTGACGCGGTGGTGGAAGGAGCGGGCCACCGCCAGGCCGCCGGGGCGGGCCGTGCGGCTGCTGCGTACGCTGGTCCGGGCGGCCTGA
- a CDS encoding DUF4142 domain-containing protein: MRRLLSGTGLVVTALAATFVALLFPVWSYADRSGTPLADLNAGTVSTRWGPLSAADRDFVVRVRLAGLWEGPAGQQAIERAPSAAIKAAGQHLVDGHAFLDARVREVAAQLGMALPDQPNAQQQSWLRTLTAARGSTYEWDFANLLRSAHGKVFGLVAQIRATTRNSLVRSLAEDANTTVLDHIKMLEATGLVDFDALARDGAATATASPTGPPPPTPGAGLPSPAPLTSLPDDGTSPSFSLPPAASRPKDEASPAPDTHSP; this comes from the coding sequence ATGCGTCGCTTGTTGTCCGGTACGGGACTGGTCGTCACCGCGTTGGCGGCGACCTTCGTCGCGTTGCTCTTTCCGGTCTGGTCGTACGCCGACCGCTCCGGCACCCCGCTCGCCGATCTCAACGCGGGCACCGTGTCCACCCGCTGGGGCCCGCTCTCCGCCGCCGACCGCGACTTCGTGGTCCGGGTGCGGCTCGCCGGGCTCTGGGAGGGACCCGCGGGGCAGCAGGCCATCGAGCGGGCTCCCAGCGCCGCGATCAAGGCGGCGGGTCAGCACCTCGTGGACGGGCACGCCTTCCTCGACGCCCGGGTCCGCGAGGTCGCGGCGCAGCTCGGCATGGCTCTGCCCGACCAGCCCAACGCCCAGCAGCAGTCCTGGCTGCGCACCCTGACGGCCGCGCGCGGCAGCACGTACGAGTGGGACTTCGCGAACCTGCTGCGGTCCGCGCACGGCAAGGTCTTCGGGCTCGTCGCACAGATCCGCGCCACCACCCGCAACTCGCTGGTGCGGTCGCTCGCCGAGGACGCCAACACGACGGTCCTGGACCACATCAAGATGCTGGAGGCGACCGGGCTCGTCGACTTCGACGCGCTCGCGCGCGACGGGGCCGCGACGGCGACCGCGAGTCCCACCGGACCGCCGCCGCCCACGCCGGGAGCCGGCCTGCCGAGCCCGGCCCCCCTGACGTCCCTGCCGGACGACGGCACTTCGCCGTCGTTCTCACTGCCGCCCGCCGCGTCCCGCCCGAAGGACGAGGCGTCACCCGCTCCCGACACCCACAGTCCGTAA